A region of Bernardetia sp. DNA encodes the following proteins:
- the ppk1 gene encoding polyphosphate kinase 1, whose protein sequence is MISPEKIEEVIEQSQYLSRDLSWVQFNYRVLDQVRAERRTILEKFKFLAITASNLDEFFMIRVGSLYNYMDYNKQRLDYSGLRELPFRQKLLQESQDFVQKQYQYLKELLPQCGENNFRIIDGNEVLKEEEQQVADYFQNTIFPMLTPMVYDNYHTFPILMNKLLVFGVVTNIKGASKASRKVSFIQIPQNLPRFFELNRAETVIFLPIEEIIRKYIYKFFRNVDILGVSLIRITRNGDFTLDESDDMEVDFVQEVKQKLKTRKTGRVVRLEIESNYSTWMLSLLKSRWDIEDDNVFEIEKLIDLTSLWQIVGHKDLSEFLPLPQEPVKPLAFLRQEENIQKKRHDDSIFDRIKKEDIVLHHPYNSMEPVLEMIEEAAEDPNVLAIKTTIYRLAKDSRITSALLRAAENGKHVSVLFEVTARFDEENNIREAKKLQQAGCFVIYGITQLKTHTKIMLVVRKEGNHVVRYVHMSSGNYNESTAKLYTDVGLLTTNEIYARDVSEFFNAITGHSDPDSYEQLLTAPNFMRHQLIALIQGEARNALDGLPAGICIKVNSLQDKLIIDALYEASQAGVPIELIVRGICCIRPKREGLSENINVRSIVGDFLEHSRVFYFHNNGDPKIYSGSADAMVRSFDRRIESLFLLLNENAKQQIINLLCYNLKDTMNSYILQEDSSYYKYQRAEDEPVFNQHEEFFHITPESVSKANLYEEFLKPNQKLITPRIQNNVELYNSSESDLK, encoded by the coding sequence ATGATTTCTCCAGAAAAAATAGAAGAAGTAATTGAGCAGAGTCAGTACCTAAGTCGTGATTTGAGCTGGGTTCAGTTCAATTATAGAGTTTTAGACCAAGTAAGAGCAGAGCGTCGTACTATTTTGGAGAAGTTTAAATTTTTAGCCATTACAGCTTCTAATTTAGATGAGTTTTTTATGATTCGTGTGGGTAGTCTCTACAACTATATGGACTACAACAAACAGCGTTTAGACTATTCTGGCTTGCGTGAACTTCCTTTTCGTCAGAAGCTCTTACAAGAAAGTCAAGATTTTGTTCAGAAGCAATATCAATATTTGAAAGAACTCTTGCCTCAATGTGGAGAAAATAATTTTAGAATTATAGATGGCAACGAAGTTTTAAAAGAGGAAGAACAACAAGTAGCTGATTATTTTCAGAATACTATTTTTCCGATGCTTACGCCAATGGTCTATGATAATTACCATACGTTTCCAATTCTGATGAATAAGTTGTTGGTCTTTGGAGTTGTTACCAACATTAAGGGAGCAAGCAAGGCAAGTAGAAAAGTTTCTTTTATTCAAATCCCTCAAAACCTTCCACGCTTTTTCGAACTCAACCGAGCAGAGACAGTTATTTTCCTTCCTATTGAGGAAATTATTAGAAAATATATCTATAAGTTTTTTAGAAATGTAGATATTTTGGGAGTGAGTTTGATTCGTATTACTAGAAATGGCGATTTTACACTAGATGAAAGCGACGATATGGAAGTCGACTTTGTACAGGAAGTAAAGCAAAAGCTCAAAACTAGAAAAACAGGGCGTGTAGTACGTTTAGAAATAGAGTCAAATTATTCTACGTGGATGCTTAGTCTATTAAAATCTCGTTGGGATATTGAAGACGATAATGTTTTTGAAATAGAAAAGCTCATAGACCTTACTAGCCTATGGCAAATCGTAGGGCATAAAGATTTATCTGAATTTTTACCTCTACCACAAGAACCTGTAAAACCACTTGCCTTTTTACGCCAAGAAGAAAACATACAAAAGAAACGCCACGACGATAGTATTTTTGATAGAATAAAGAAAGAAGATATTGTTCTGCATCATCCTTACAACAGTATGGAACCTGTTTTGGAGATGATAGAAGAAGCTGCCGAAGACCCAAATGTTTTGGCTATCAAAACAACAATTTACAGATTAGCTAAAGATTCAAGAATCACATCTGCACTTTTGAGAGCTGCCGAAAATGGCAAACACGTTTCTGTTTTGTTTGAGGTAACAGCTCGTTTTGATGAGGAAAATAATATCAGAGAAGCAAAAAAATTACAGCAAGCAGGATGTTTTGTAATTTATGGAATTACACAGCTCAAAACGCATACAAAAATAATGTTGGTGGTAAGGAAGGAAGGCAACCATGTGGTACGTTATGTTCACATGTCTAGTGGAAATTACAATGAATCTACTGCCAAACTTTACACAGATGTAGGACTGCTGACCACCAATGAAATCTATGCTAGAGATGTTTCAGAATTTTTCAATGCTATTACTGGACACTCCGACCCAGATAGCTATGAGCAACTTCTGACTGCTCCAAATTTTATGCGTCATCAGCTTATTGCGCTTATTCAAGGAGAGGCAAGAAATGCACTAGACGGATTGCCAGCAGGAATTTGTATCAAAGTAAATTCATTACAAGACAAGTTAATTATTGATGCGCTTTATGAAGCCTCACAAGCTGGCGTTCCGATTGAGCTTATTGTGAGAGGAATTTGTTGTATTCGTCCGAAAAGAGAAGGATTAAGTGAAAATATAAATGTACGCTCAATAGTAGGAGATTTCTTAGAACACTCACGAGTTTTTTATTTTCATAACAACGGCGACCCTAAAATTTATAGTGGTAGTGCAGATGCTATGGTACGTAGTTTTGATAGAAGAATAGAATCGTTGTTTTTACTTCTCAATGAAAATGCAAAGCAACAAATTATTAATCTTCTTTGCTACAACCTTAAAGACACAATGAATAGCTATATTTTGCAAGAAGATAGCAGTTATTATAAATATCAAAGAGCAGAAGATGAGCCTGTTTTTAATCAACACGAAGAATTTTTTCACATCACACCCGAATCTGTAAGTAAAGCCAACTTATACGAAGAGTTTTTAAAACCTAATCAAAAACTGATTACACCACGCATACAGAATAACGTGGAGTTGTATAACTCTTCTGAAAGTGATTTGAAGTAA
- a CDS encoding metallophosphatase domain-containing protein, whose amino-acid sequence MKILFISDTHGQHASLKLPKLDKETESTMLIHTGDISKRGKEDEVKDFLEWFEIQDYTYKIFIAGNHDFLFEMNPTLAESLVPTNCIYLNNSAVEIEGIKIWGSPITPRFFDWAFNCDRGEKIRQHWNQIPKDTDILLTHGPAYGILDQTIQGLQVGCEELSEVIGEIKPKIHAFGHIHEGYGMTNHSDTTFINASVLDIRYKLKNEPVLLDWKDFK is encoded by the coding sequence ATGAAAATTCTATTTATTTCTGATACGCACGGACAGCACGCCAGTCTTAAGTTACCAAAATTAGACAAAGAAACTGAAAGTACGATGCTCATTCATACAGGAGACATTAGCAAGCGAGGCAAGGAAGATGAAGTTAAAGACTTTTTAGAATGGTTTGAAATTCAAGACTATACTTATAAAATTTTTATTGCAGGAAATCACGATTTTTTATTTGAAATGAATCCTACGTTAGCAGAGTCGCTCGTTCCAACAAATTGTATCTACTTGAATAATTCTGCTGTGGAAATAGAAGGTATAAAAATTTGGGGTTCGCCTATCACGCCACGTTTTTTCGACTGGGCATTCAACTGTGATAGAGGCGAAAAAATTAGACAACATTGGAATCAAATTCCAAAAGATACAGATATCCTCCTCACACATGGTCCTGCTTATGGAATCTTAGACCAAACCATTCAAGGCTTGCAGGTAGGTTGTGAAGAGCTTAGTGAAGTGATTGGAGAAATAAAACCAAAAATACACGCTTTCGGACACATTCATGAAGGCTATGGAATGACAAATCATTCTGATACGACATTTATAAATGCAAGTGTACTAGATATTCGTTACAAACTCAAAAATGAGCCTGTTTTGTTAGATTGGAAAGATTTCAAATAA
- a CDS encoding alpha/beta fold hydrolase: protein MQFRISDRKVRKEFKDQKLKPTFDYINFEERKIHYAKIGNDSLPTLFFIHGSPGDWSAFLDYFKDSILLEKANMVALDRTGYGKSDFGNYEKVLKEQARFYKGVLEKFQDSTKQKPILVSHSYGGSVVLQMAMDYPDMISGVVILAGLSSAELTVPRWYNGAAKSIFVRWWLPTALTVSNKEMLHLQADLKAIENDFDKIRVPIMVLHGKKDKIVPYEHATFMEEKLKGKVPFELTTLPEANHFIPWTHQETVRNMLLKMLEETKP, encoded by the coding sequence ATGCAATTTCGAATCAGCGACCGAAAAGTTAGAAAAGAATTTAAAGACCAAAAACTCAAACCTACTTTTGATTACATCAATTTCGAAGAGCGTAAAATTCATTATGCCAAGATAGGAAATGATTCACTTCCAACACTATTTTTTATACACGGCTCACCAGGAGATTGGAGTGCATTTTTAGATTACTTCAAAGACTCTATACTCTTAGAAAAAGCCAATATGGTTGCTTTAGACCGAACAGGCTACGGAAAATCAGATTTTGGAAATTATGAAAAAGTATTGAAAGAACAAGCTCGTTTTTATAAAGGAGTGCTAGAGAAATTTCAAGATTCTACCAAGCAAAAGCCTATTTTAGTTTCACATTCTTACGGTGGTTCTGTGGTACTACAAATGGCGATGGATTATCCAGATATGATAAGTGGAGTAGTGATTTTGGCAGGACTTTCTTCAGCCGAACTGACTGTTCCTCGTTGGTACAATGGTGCTGCTAAGTCTATTTTTGTGCGTTGGTGGCTGCCTACAGCTCTTACGGTTTCAAATAAAGAAATGCTACATCTTCAAGCAGACTTGAAAGCGATTGAAAATGATTTTGATAAAATCAGAGTACCTATAATGGTTTTACATGGAAAAAAAGACAAGATTGTTCCTTACGAACATGCTACGTTTATGGAAGAAAAACTAAAAGGCAAAGTTCCTTTTGAACTGACTACACTACCAGAAGCCAACCATTTTATTCCGTGGACACATCAAGAGACTGTCAGAAATATGCTTTTGAAAATGTTGGAAGAAACGAAACCTTAA
- a CDS encoding DUF4199 domain-containing protein, translated as MQLSIRYGIILGVLNCLLALFGYLMGAEFSLSYYSIISFILSIGSIVLVSYLLKKNTQGVIKYFDAVKLVFVALMVSFAIGSTYNLVFNNFIAPEYNEEIGRVTLEKTQSMMESMGMPEDAVDEAIEEARKGLKEAKENPYLPFLQGLMTGAVVLFVISLLAAIFVQRKPKDGEFLYDDDIIDDSSSKETW; from the coding sequence ATGCAATTATCAATTCGTTATGGTATTATTTTAGGCGTCCTGAACTGTCTATTGGCTCTTTTTGGTTATCTGATGGGAGCAGAGTTTTCTTTAAGCTATTACAGTATTATTTCATTTATTTTGTCAATTGGTTCTATTGTCCTTGTTAGTTATCTTTTAAAGAAGAATACACAAGGTGTAATTAAGTATTTTGATGCTGTAAAGTTGGTATTCGTTGCTCTGATGGTAAGTTTTGCTATTGGTAGTACTTATAACCTTGTCTTCAATAATTTTATTGCTCCAGAATATAATGAAGAAATAGGCAGAGTTACGCTAGAGAAAACACAATCTATGATGGAAAGTATGGGAATGCCAGAAGATGCTGTAGATGAAGCCATAGAAGAGGCTCGTAAAGGCTTAAAAGAAGCTAAAGAAAATCCGTATTTGCCATTTTTACAAGGACTTATGACAGGAGCAGTTGTTCTTTTTGTGATTTCTCTCTTAGCAGCTATTTTTGTACAACGCAAACCAAAAGACGGAGAGTTTTTATATGATGATGATATTATAGATGATAGCTCTTCAAAAGAAACTTGGTAA
- a CDS encoding acetyl-CoA carboxylase carboxyltransferase subunit alpha, with protein sequence MLLDFEKPIFELEEKLQETRSLAAQNNMDVSQAVTLLEERIQHLKKETFKNLTRWQRVQLSRHPDRPYTLDYIAHLTDDFIELHGDRGFGDDKAMIGGIATIDGQSVMIIGQQKGRNTKQRQYRNFGMANPEGYRKALRLMQLANKFGMPILTLIDTPGAYPGIEAEERGQGEAIARNLKEMFLIDVPIICIVIGEGASGGALGIAIGDRVCMLENTWYSVISPESCSSILWRSWDYKEQAASALRLTSSDMLKFGLIDKIIEEPLGGAHRYQEETMQRVKKEVLSMIAELSKLDSKTLKQQRTEKFAKMGEFEEQQASQVS encoded by the coding sequence ATGTTATTAGATTTTGAAAAACCCATTTTTGAATTAGAAGAAAAGTTACAAGAAACTAGAAGCCTAGCTGCTCAAAACAATATGGACGTTAGTCAAGCAGTAACTTTACTAGAAGAGCGTATCCAACATTTAAAGAAGGAAACTTTCAAAAATCTAACACGTTGGCAAAGAGTACAACTTTCTCGCCACCCAGACCGTCCGTACACACTAGACTATATTGCTCATCTGACAGATGATTTTATAGAATTGCATGGTGATAGAGGCTTCGGAGATGATAAAGCTATGATAGGAGGAATTGCTACTATTGATGGACAATCAGTAATGATAATCGGACAACAAAAAGGACGAAACACCAAACAAAGACAATATCGTAATTTTGGAATGGCAAACCCAGAAGGATATAGAAAAGCATTGCGTCTCATGCAACTTGCCAATAAATTCGGAATGCCTATTCTTACACTTATAGACACCCCTGGTGCGTACCCAGGTATTGAAGCCGAAGAAAGAGGGCAAGGAGAAGCCATTGCAAGAAACCTAAAAGAAATGTTTTTGATAGATGTTCCTATTATTTGTATCGTAATTGGAGAAGGAGCTTCTGGTGGAGCTTTGGGTATTGCAATTGGAGATAGAGTTTGTATGCTTGAAAATACGTGGTATTCAGTTATTTCACCCGAATCTTGTTCATCTATTTTGTGGCGTAGTTGGGACTACAAAGAACAAGCTGCTAGTGCGTTGCGCCTTACTTCTTCTGATATGTTGAAATTTGGACTAATTGACAAAATCATTGAAGAACCACTAGGAGGAGCGCATCGTTATCAAGAAGAAACTATGCAGAGAGTGAAAAAAGAAGTTTTGAGTATGATAGCAGAGCTTTCTAAGCTAGACAGCAAAACACTAAAGCAACAGCGAACAGAAAAATTTGCTAAAATGGGAGAGTTTGAGGAACAACAAGCAAGCCAAGTGAGCTAG
- a CDS encoding RNA ligase family protein, with the protein MSKKIRQNSKNRIKPLGHSNYGSIPHLPSSRLGKGEHHIPEGQERIATLEVRDNKDLIIVQEKLDGANVGVVKLNNRLRILSRSGHDCETSIHPTHQYFVRFVKHNYTRFFDMLGEGERVVGEWLLVVHGTKYQLPHEPFVIFDFFTPQNKRLNYHSFLLRVLPFAFVVPRLIRLGNPIPVQKALEFLDQDKSYHGALENEKIEGLIYRVERNNEVDYLCKYVRPDKIDGLHLDNDNIILNGILPKYEYLLE; encoded by the coding sequence ATGAGTAAAAAAATCAGACAAAACTCAAAAAATAGAATCAAACCTTTAGGACATTCCAATTATGGCAGTATTCCTCATTTGCCAAGTTCTCGTTTGGGAAAAGGCGAACATCATATTCCAGAAGGACAAGAGCGCATCGCCACATTGGAAGTGAGAGACAATAAAGATTTGATTATCGTACAAGAAAAATTAGATGGTGCAAATGTCGGAGTTGTGAAGCTAAACAACAGATTACGAATTTTGAGTAGGTCTGGACACGACTGTGAAACCTCTATTCATCCAACACATCAATATTTTGTTAGGTTTGTAAAACATAATTACACTCGCTTTTTTGATATGCTTGGCGAAGGAGAGCGAGTTGTGGGCGAATGGCTTTTAGTGGTTCATGGTACAAAATATCAGCTTCCACACGAGCCTTTTGTAATTTTTGATTTTTTTACCCCTCAAAACAAACGCTTAAATTATCATAGTTTTTTATTGCGTGTTTTGCCTTTTGCTTTTGTTGTGCCACGACTTATTCGTTTGGGAAATCCTATTCCTGTTCAGAAAGCATTAGAGTTTTTAGACCAAGACAAATCATATCACGGAGCATTGGAAAACGAAAAAATTGAAGGGCTAATTTATAGAGTGGAGAGAAATAATGAAGTAGATTATCTCTGTAAATATGTCAGACCAGATAAAATAGATGGACTTCATTTGGACAATGACAACATAATTCTGAATGGAATTTTGCCAAAGTATGAGTATTTGTTAGAATAA
- a CDS encoding MSEP-CTERM sorting domain-containing protein, giving the protein MNPFLHPRWIFFSTVLPQLTLFIIYYNAFQVFGMELDENTVNMWYLYGFSFLGIIITQAAYATYSTYHSKPVNGTWSVATVAIYLFLLLSYYLQSKDLVPRSVPTWIQGVTDVQSFMGMFVFPAMLHAIVVGVVYFTDREQKAKYHLWAVIAIPLSIYLSITLLVPVLNRAFSYKFTEFAMTILMSAIIIAALFWLFRVVYLVYERKKFPHLRRFLEVFFIGVCPLLGLYLSKEMDNPLGNFQSYWFFGLAILAAIVLILPSSTFKSYKTRLVHFVLKAFVFPYTVYFMVVFMPFTPLSVIMVIIGFGLLMLTPLVLFLIHAQQLYQDYQYLLKRYSSFTLISSFLIAALCIPIAFSISTYYDKIQLHKGLDYLYASDYDESKSVPNPNSIANTLSHIENFKVRRDRNWFAVGNDGVPLLDSFYKWIVLDNMTLSESKINLLNNVFVGEDMPKPKNTWRWFTDQNRDLQTGRGDESVKIDSTAITSYFDEKQNAWVSQIDVVLHNEKNGFGQREYATFFDLPQGAFISNYYLYVGEEKVEALLAEKKTALWVYRQIVSARRDPGIMYYNDKGKIGFRVFPFVRDEYRKTGFEILHAEPFELKIDDSTTVFLGNKEDLSDRVLITDTEGIGVNVQSEKNDLDYKTTSNSNYISASELQSAKKITRKPYYHFILDNSKYGGIGKEKYIERIEKFLAENPLPKGDAATLQTRFTSVDFEVNELDKNNWKEEYLKQNNKGGFFLEKVVKTIWLESYLRNLSAESASQPIIVVVSDELEDGVWAGSLHEWRNYVPEGFDFYELASNNRLMAQNFEYFKMLGEPVDKISLQQIRQVEKNNETYFLPISTQNGTLLPLKDFEKTEEITSADLESFEKLNKYEQALSLQNLNETMALYPTQSDKRWLEQVQKSFTARLLTPVTTFMVLETESQRKALLKKQEEVLNGKRFLDLTDTRRSSEPSLWIFIGIFVLFILVKYHKMIVG; this is encoded by the coding sequence ATGAATCCATTTTTGCACCCTCGTTGGATATTCTTTTCTACTGTTCTGCCACAGCTTACTCTTTTCATTATCTACTACAATGCGTTTCAAGTTTTTGGAATGGAACTAGATGAAAATACAGTAAATATGTGGTATCTCTATGGTTTCAGCTTTCTAGGAATTATCATTACTCAAGCAGCCTATGCCACCTATTCAACCTACCACTCAAAACCTGTCAATGGAACTTGGTCGGTTGCAACAGTAGCCATTTATTTGTTTCTACTTCTTTCCTATTATTTGCAGTCTAAAGATTTAGTTCCTCGTTCTGTCCCTACTTGGATTCAAGGCGTTACAGATGTACAGAGTTTTATGGGAATGTTTGTTTTTCCTGCTATGCTGCACGCTATCGTGGTAGGAGTAGTTTATTTTACTGACCGAGAACAAAAAGCAAAATACCATCTTTGGGCTGTTATTGCGATTCCTCTAAGTATTTATCTTTCTATTACATTGCTTGTTCCAGTTTTAAATAGAGCTTTTTCGTATAAGTTTACAGAGTTTGCCATGACGATTCTGATGTCGGCTATTATTATTGCTGCATTGTTTTGGCTTTTTAGAGTGGTGTATTTGGTCTATGAACGCAAAAAATTCCCTCATCTTCGTAGATTTTTAGAAGTTTTTTTTATTGGAGTTTGTCCCCTTCTAGGGCTTTATTTGTCCAAAGAAATGGATAATCCTTTGGGGAATTTTCAAAGCTACTGGTTCTTTGGATTAGCTATTTTGGCTGCTATTGTCTTGATTTTGCCTTCCTCTACATTCAAATCTTACAAAACTCGTCTTGTTCATTTTGTTCTAAAAGCCTTTGTTTTCCCTTACACAGTATATTTTATGGTGGTTTTTATGCCGTTTACGCCTCTTTCTGTGATTATGGTTATTATTGGCTTTGGTCTTTTGATGCTCACACCACTTGTTTTGTTTCTGATTCATGCCCAACAGTTGTATCAAGATTATCAGTATTTATTAAAACGCTATTCTAGTTTTACACTTATTTCTAGTTTTTTGATTGCTGCTTTATGTATTCCCATCGCCTTTTCTATCAGCACATATTACGATAAAATTCAGCTACACAAAGGCTTAGACTACCTTTACGCTTCTGATTATGATGAAAGCAAAAGTGTACCAAATCCTAATTCTATTGCCAATACATTAAGTCATATAGAAAACTTCAAAGTTAGAAGAGATAGAAACTGGTTTGCCGTTGGAAACGATGGTGTACCACTTTTAGATAGTTTTTATAAGTGGATAGTGTTGGATAATATGACACTTTCAGAATCAAAAATCAATCTTTTGAACAACGTATTTGTAGGGGAAGATATGCCAAAACCGAAAAACACATGGCGATGGTTTACAGACCAAAACAGAGATTTACAAACAGGAAGAGGAGACGAATCAGTAAAAATAGATTCTACTGCCATAACTTCTTATTTCGATGAGAAACAAAACGCTTGGGTTAGTCAAATAGATGTAGTTTTACACAATGAAAAAAATGGTTTCGGACAGCGAGAATATGCTACTTTCTTCGATTTACCACAAGGAGCATTTATTAGCAATTATTATTTGTATGTCGGAGAAGAAAAAGTAGAAGCACTTTTGGCAGAAAAGAAAACGGCTCTTTGGGTCTATCGCCAAATTGTGAGCGCACGCAGAGACCCTGGAATTATGTACTACAACGACAAGGGAAAAATTGGTTTTCGTGTCTTTCCGTTTGTCAGAGACGAGTATAGAAAGACAGGCTTCGAAATTCTCCATGCAGAACCTTTTGAACTCAAAATTGATGATTCTACAACTGTCTTTTTAGGAAACAAAGAGGATTTGAGTGATAGAGTTTTGATTACAGATACAGAAGGAATTGGTGTAAATGTTCAATCAGAAAAAAATGACTTAGATTATAAAACAACATCAAATTCAAACTATATTTCTGCTAGTGAGCTTCAAAGTGCAAAGAAAATCACAAGAAAGCCATATTATCATTTCATCTTAGACAATTCAAAATACGGAGGAATAGGCAAAGAAAAGTATATTGAACGGATAGAAAAATTCTTAGCAGAAAATCCATTACCCAAAGGAGACGCAGCAACTCTGCAAACAAGATTTACAAGTGTAGATTTTGAAGTAAATGAACTAGATAAAAATAACTGGAAAGAAGAATATTTAAAACAGAATAATAAAGGTGGTTTTTTCTTAGAAAAGGTTGTCAAGACGATTTGGTTAGAGAGTTATTTGAGAAACTTGAGTGCTGAATCTGCTTCACAGCCCATCATTGTAGTGGTAAGTGATGAACTAGAAGATGGCGTTTGGGCAGGTTCGCTCCACGAATGGAGAAACTATGTTCCAGAAGGCTTTGATTTTTATGAATTAGCTTCTAATAATCGCCTCATGGCACAGAACTTCGAATATTTTAAAATGCTTGGTGAACCAGTAGATAAAATTTCTTTACAGCAGATTAGGCAAGTTGAAAAAAACAATGAAACGTATTTCTTACCCATTTCTACTCAAAACGGAACACTTCTTCCTCTAAAAGATTTTGAAAAAACAGAAGAGATTACAAGCGCAGATTTAGAAAGTTTTGAGAAGCTAAACAAATATGAGCAAGCTCTTTCACTTCAAAATCTCAATGAAACAATGGCTCTTTACCCTACACAATCTGATAAACGCTGGCTAGAGCAAGTCCAGAAGAGTTTTACAGCTCGTTTGCTCACACCAGTTACGACATTTATGGTCTTGGAAACCGAATCACAACGAAAAGCACTTTTGAAAAAGCAGGAAGAAGTTTTGAATGGAAAACGCTTTTTAGATTTGACAGATACAAGACGTTCGTCTGAACCTAGTCTGTGGATTTTTATAGGTATTTTTGTTCTATTTATTTTGGTAAAGTATCACAAAATGATAGTAGGCTAA
- the purS gene encoding phosphoribosylformylglycinamidine synthase subunit PurS: MKFRAEIDVMPLKEILDPQGKAVKLGLDNLGVTQVHDVRIGKHIQLEVEAENKAEAEQKVELACKKLLANLIMEYYEYEIFEVEMA; this comes from the coding sequence ATGAAATTCAGAGCAGAAATTGACGTAATGCCACTCAAAGAAATTTTAGATCCACAAGGAAAAGCTGTAAAATTAGGCTTAGACAACTTGGGAGTAACTCAGGTTCATGACGTCAGAATAGGAAAGCATATTCAGTTGGAAGTAGAAGCTGAAAACAAAGCAGAAGCCGAACAAAAAGTAGAACTGGCTTGTAAAAAACTTCTTGCCAATCTGATTATGGAATATTACGAATACGAAATTTTTGAAGTAGAAATGGCATAG